Proteins encoded within one genomic window of Xylophilus sp. GOD-11R:
- a CDS encoding methyl-accepting chemotaxis protein, with protein sequence MTLITILLGVLAWGQLATLHTASEDISTNWLPSVDALSNMRVAANRLRRTESETFLPPSAEVGDKYKAELGRRNQALAAAEAVYAPLVTAGEESRLYDVYKSRRDAYYSQQQKLLALPSSDRAAASDLFLGTSEQAFDAMTDTLGELAAVNREGSTRAQQTGRAVYASAQWILLALTGAAAVIAICMSVWITRLITGPIGRAVQIAQGVAGGDLTMDIEVAGRDEPAQLMQALSQMRISLAAVVGNVRGNAEGVATASAEIAQGNQDLSGRTEQQASALEQTAASMEELGSTVRHNADNARQAAELAANASSVAQRSGEDVGAMVATMRTIDQASRSIGEITGVIDSIAFQTNILALNAAVEAARAGEQGRGFAVVATEVRSLAKRSADAAKEIKSLIDTSGARVREGSEQADRAGASMRQVQESIRQVASIVAEISTATREQSDGISQVGEAVTQMDQVTQQNAALVEESAAAASALKQQAEQLVMAVSVFRIGAMEPLAGHRAHPAANQHSAPRAPDTTAGLLGRQGRLGAIPAEQDWSAA encoded by the coding sequence GTGACCCTGATCACCATCCTGCTCGGTGTGCTCGCCTGGGGGCAACTGGCCACCCTTCATACGGCCTCCGAAGACATTTCCACCAATTGGCTGCCGAGCGTGGACGCGCTCAGCAACATGCGCGTGGCCGCCAACCGGCTGCGGCGCACCGAGAGCGAGACGTTTCTCCCGCCCTCGGCCGAGGTGGGCGACAAGTACAAGGCCGAATTGGGCCGCCGCAATCAGGCCCTCGCCGCGGCGGAAGCGGTCTATGCCCCGCTGGTCACCGCCGGGGAGGAAAGCCGCCTCTACGACGTCTACAAGAGCAGACGCGACGCCTATTATTCGCAGCAGCAAAAGCTGCTCGCGCTACCCTCGTCGGACCGGGCGGCGGCGTCGGACCTGTTTCTGGGCACTTCGGAACAAGCGTTCGATGCCATGACCGATACGCTGGGCGAACTCGCCGCGGTCAACCGGGAGGGCAGCACTCGGGCGCAACAGACGGGGCGCGCCGTGTACGCCAGCGCGCAGTGGATCCTGCTGGCTCTGACCGGCGCGGCGGCGGTCATCGCGATCTGCATGTCGGTCTGGATCACGCGGCTCATCACCGGTCCGATCGGGCGCGCGGTGCAGATCGCCCAGGGGGTGGCCGGTGGCGACCTCACCATGGACATCGAAGTCGCCGGCCGAGACGAGCCGGCCCAGTTGATGCAGGCGCTGTCGCAGATGCGTATCTCGCTGGCAGCGGTGGTGGGCAACGTGCGCGGAAACGCCGAAGGCGTGGCGACCGCCAGCGCCGAAATCGCGCAGGGCAACCAGGACCTTTCCGGCCGGACCGAGCAGCAGGCCTCTGCCCTGGAGCAAACCGCCGCTTCCATGGAAGAACTGGGCTCGACCGTTCGCCACAATGCCGACAACGCCCGCCAAGCCGCCGAACTCGCCGCCAATGCATCGAGCGTGGCGCAGCGCAGCGGGGAGGATGTCGGCGCCATGGTCGCCACCATGCGCACCATCGATCAGGCCTCCCGCAGCATCGGAGAGATCACCGGCGTGATCGACTCGATCGCTTTCCAGACGAACATCCTCGCGCTCAACGCCGCCGTCGAAGCAGCGCGGGCAGGCGAGCAGGGTCGCGGCTTCGCGGTGGTCGCCACCGAGGTCCGCAGCCTGGCCAAGCGCAGCGCCGATGCCGCCAAGGAAATCAAGTCCCTGATCGACACCAGCGGAGCCCGCGTCAGAGAGGGCAGCGAGCAGGCCGACCGCGCGGGCGCGTCGATGCGCCAGGTGCAGGAATCGATCCGGCAGGTGGCCTCGATCGTGGCGGAAATCAGCACGGCCACGCGCGAGCAAAGCGACGGCATCTCGCAGGTCGGCGAAGCGGTGACGCAGATGGATCAGGTCACCCAGCAGAATGCGGCGCTGGTCGAGGAAAGTGCTGCGGCCGCGTCGGCGCTCAAGCAGCAGGCCGAGCAACTCGTAATGGCCGTCTCGGTGTTCCGGATCGGCGCGATGGAGCCGCTGGCGGGCCACCGCGCCCATCCGGCTGCAAATCAGCATTCCGCGCCGAGGGCACCCGACACCACGGCGGGGCTCCTGGGGCGGCAGGGCCGGCTCGGCGCGATTCCCGCCGAACAGGACTGGTCCGCTGCCTAG
- a CDS encoding sterol desaturase family protein — MDFFANAFSIAQQWLFETVVQPGMFMLGMSGMIEDAYDGTGWLLIGLIEIAILMAVVGPLQRWRPAEPVRDRRAIRIDILYTVIYRVGLFRVALFLAVQPLFDDVFGWLRVNGLHTFQLDDIWPGVTDIAWVSLLLYVVVFDFLEYWIHRGQHQLEWWWKLHALHHSQRQMTMWSDNRNHLLDAVLHDAIVVVVAQIIGVQPSQFIAVVVLSQLSESLQHANLRIWFGRIGERLWVSPRFHRRHHNIGVGHEWPLAVDDAAARNTPGGGHQGDGIPPVGTALGGCNFGVLLPWWDMLFRTADFTVRFDPTGIRDQVEPDVHGRVRDYGEGFWSQQWLGVKRLFGRG, encoded by the coding sequence ATGGATTTCTTCGCCAACGCCTTCTCCATCGCCCAGCAGTGGCTCTTCGAAACCGTGGTGCAGCCCGGCATGTTCATGCTGGGCATGTCCGGCATGATCGAAGACGCCTACGACGGCACCGGCTGGCTGCTGATCGGGCTGATCGAGATCGCCATCCTGATGGCCGTCGTCGGACCGCTCCAGCGCTGGCGTCCGGCCGAGCCGGTGCGTGACCGGCGGGCGATTCGCATCGACATCCTCTACACCGTCATCTACCGCGTCGGCCTCTTCCGGGTGGCTTTGTTCCTGGCAGTGCAGCCGCTGTTCGACGATGTCTTCGGCTGGCTGCGCGTGAACGGCCTGCACACCTTCCAGCTCGACGATATCTGGCCGGGCGTAACCGACATCGCCTGGGTCAGCTTGCTGCTCTACGTCGTGGTTTTCGACTTCCTGGAGTACTGGATCCACCGCGGCCAGCACCAGCTCGAATGGTGGTGGAAGCTGCATGCGCTGCACCACTCGCAGCGGCAGATGACCATGTGGAGCGACAACCGCAATCACCTGCTCGACGCGGTGCTGCACGACGCCATCGTGGTGGTGGTCGCGCAAATCATTGGTGTGCAGCCGAGCCAGTTCATCGCGGTGGTGGTGCTCAGCCAATTGAGCGAAAGCCTGCAGCACGCCAACCTGCGGATCTGGTTCGGCCGCATCGGCGAGCGCCTGTGGGTGAGCCCGCGATTCCATCGTCGCCACCACAACATCGGCGTCGGCCACGAATGGCCGCTCGCCGTCGACGATGCTGCCGCGCGGAATACGCCGGGCGGCGGTCACCAGGGCGACGGCATCCCGCCGGTCGGCACGGCGCTCGGTGGCTGCAATTTCGGCGTGCTGCTGCCTTGGTGGGACATGCTGTTCCGCACCGCAGACTTCACGGTGCGCTTCGACCCGACCGGCATACGCGACCAGGTCGAGCCCGATGTCCACGGACGCGTGCGGGACTACGGCGAGGGCTTCTGGTCGCAGCAATGGCTGGGCGTCAAGCGCCTGTTCGGGCGCGGCTGA
- the glnA gene encoding type I glutamate--ammonia ligase, protein MAKTVADVMKMVKENEVKFVDFRFTDTRGKEQHVTVPVSHFDEDKFTSGHAFDGSSIAGWKGIEASDMQLMPDPNTANIDPFFEEPTMILTCDVIDPVDGKAYERDPRSLAKRAEAYMKASGLGDTAYFGPEPEFFVFDSVRWKNDMSGCFVKIDSEEASWNTDKEYEHGNTGHRPAVKGGYFPVPPVDSFQDMRSEMCLVLEGLGIPVEVHHHEVANAGQMELGTKFSTLIQRADWVQLQKYVIQNVAHAYGKTATFMPKPIVGDNGSGMHVHQSVWKDGKNLFAGDGYAGLSDFALYYIGGIIKHARALNAITNPGTNSYKRLVPGFEAPVKLAYSAKNRSASIRIPFVANPKGRRVEARFPDPLMNPYLGFAALLMAGLDGVENKIHPGEAATKDLYHLPPEEDALIPTVCHSLDQALEHLDKDRAFLTKGGVFTDSYIDAYIDLKMQEVTRFRMATHPVEFDMYYSL, encoded by the coding sequence ATGGCCAAGACCGTCGCAGACGTGATGAAGATGGTGAAAGAAAACGAGGTCAAGTTCGTTGACTTCCGTTTCACCGATACCCGCGGCAAAGAACAACACGTCACCGTGCCGGTTTCGCACTTCGACGAAGACAAGTTCACCTCCGGCCACGCATTCGACGGCTCGTCCATCGCTGGCTGGAAGGGCATCGAAGCCTCGGACATGCAGCTCATGCCCGACCCGAACACCGCCAACATCGATCCGTTCTTCGAAGAGCCGACGATGATCCTGACCTGTGACGTGATCGACCCGGTCGACGGCAAGGCCTACGAACGCGACCCCCGCTCCCTCGCCAAGCGCGCCGAAGCCTACATGAAGGCCTCCGGCCTGGGCGATACCGCTTACTTCGGACCGGAACCCGAATTCTTCGTCTTCGATAGCGTTCGCTGGAAGAACGACATGTCCGGCTGCTTCGTCAAGATCGACTCGGAAGAAGCTTCCTGGAACACCGACAAGGAATACGAACACGGCAACACCGGCCATCGTCCGGCCGTCAAGGGTGGCTACTTCCCGGTTCCCCCGGTCGACAGCTTCCAGGACATGCGCTCGGAAATGTGCCTGGTGCTCGAAGGCCTGGGCATTCCGGTCGAAGTGCATCACCACGAAGTGGCCAACGCCGGCCAGATGGAACTCGGCACCAAGTTCAGCACGCTGATCCAGCGTGCCGACTGGGTCCAGCTGCAGAAGTACGTCATCCAGAACGTCGCCCACGCCTACGGCAAGACCGCGACCTTCATGCCCAAGCCGATCGTCGGCGACAACGGCTCTGGCATGCACGTGCACCAGTCGGTCTGGAAGGACGGCAAGAACCTGTTCGCCGGTGACGGCTACGCCGGCCTGTCGGACTTCGCGCTGTACTACATCGGCGGCATCATCAAGCACGCCCGTGCCCTGAACGCGATCACCAACCCCGGCACCAACAGCTACAAGCGTCTGGTCCCCGGCTTCGAAGCACCGGTGAAGCTGGCCTACTCGGCCAAGAACCGCTCGGCTTCCATCCGCATTCCGTTCGTCGCCAACCCGAAGGGCCGTCGCGTCGAAGCGCGTTTCCCGGATCCGCTGATGAACCCGTATCTGGGCTTCGCCGCGCTCCTGATGGCTGGCCTCGACGGCGTCGAGAACAAGATCCACCCGGGCGAAGCCGCCACCAAGGACCTGTACCACCTCCCGCCGGAAGAAGACGCGCTGATCCCGACCGTTTGCCACAGCCTCGACCAGGCGCTGGAGCATCTGGACAAAGACCGCGCCTTCCTGACCAAGGGTGGCGTATTCACCGACTCCTACATCGATGCCTACATCGACCTGAAGATGCAGGAAGTCACCCGCTTCCGCATGGCGACCCATCCGGTCGAGTTCGACATGTACTACTCGCTGTAA
- the glnL gene encoding nitrogen regulation protein NR(II), translating into MSLRIPGVGKRPPPPAAERYQSFDLLATLVAVVRSDGAVLFANAALEDAIGTSRRTIEGTPIGDFFIEPELLRNALNGAVDNEFAALRYDDAIRRANHETFPVHVIVAPTDRKGEVVIELLPMEQQAKQDREERLIDQTQANKELIRNLAHEIKNPLGGIRGAAQLLQMEIESRDLIEYTQVIIHEADRLQALVDRLLAPHRRPHLVGDVNIHEVCERVRSLIVAEFPRGLRVVRDYDTSIPEFRGDREQLIQAVLNITHNAAQALAERIADGEGRIVLKTRIARQVTFGKQRYRLALELHVIDNGPGVPASIKDRIFYPLVSGREGGSGLGLTLAQTFVQQHHGLIECESVPGKTDFKLLIPLP; encoded by the coding sequence ATGAGTCTGCGAATCCCCGGCGTCGGCAAACGGCCGCCGCCACCGGCTGCCGAGCGTTATCAATCCTTCGACCTGCTCGCCACCCTGGTGGCGGTGGTCCGCTCCGACGGCGCCGTGCTTTTTGCCAATGCGGCGCTCGAGGACGCCATCGGCACCTCGCGCCGGACGATCGAAGGTACTCCGATCGGGGATTTCTTCATCGAACCCGAGTTGCTGCGCAACGCGCTCAACGGCGCGGTCGACAACGAATTCGCGGCCCTGCGCTACGACGATGCGATCCGGCGTGCCAACCACGAGACCTTCCCGGTCCATGTCATCGTCGCGCCGACCGACCGCAAGGGCGAAGTCGTCATCGAACTGCTGCCGATGGAGCAGCAGGCCAAGCAGGATCGCGAAGAGCGCCTGATCGACCAGACGCAAGCCAACAAGGAGCTCATTCGCAACCTCGCGCACGAGATCAAGAACCCGCTCGGCGGCATCCGCGGCGCGGCGCAGCTGCTGCAGATGGAGATCGAGTCGCGCGACCTGATCGAATACACCCAGGTCATCATCCACGAGGCCGACCGGCTGCAGGCGCTGGTCGACCGGCTGCTGGCGCCGCATCGCCGGCCGCACCTGGTGGGCGACGTGAACATCCACGAGGTGTGCGAGCGGGTGCGCTCGCTGATCGTGGCGGAGTTTCCGCGCGGTTTGCGGGTGGTGCGCGACTACGACACCTCCATCCCGGAATTTCGCGGCGACCGGGAGCAGCTGATCCAGGCGGTGCTCAACATCACCCACAACGCGGCGCAGGCGCTGGCCGAACGCATCGCCGACGGCGAGGGCCGCATCGTGCTCAAGACCCGCATCGCGCGGCAGGTCACCTTCGGCAAGCAGCGCTACCGACTGGCACTGGAATTGCATGTCATCGACAACGGACCGGGCGTGCCGGCCTCGATCAAGGATCGCATTTTCTACCCGCTGGTGTCGGGCAGGGAAGGTGGTTCCGGCCTCGGCCTGACCCTGGCGCAGACCTTCGTGCAGCAGCACCATGGACTGATCGAGTGCGAAAGCGTCCCGGGAAAGACAGACTTCAAGCTGCTGATCCCGTTGCCGTGA
- a CDS encoding 16S rRNA pseudouridine(516) synthase, which yields MQLQDILFSQGFGTRRVCAGLIQQGLVAIGQGSDAIVLTDGTHDANPEGLHLRVQGRDWQVHAKAYLMLHKPAGTECSQKPSTYPSIYTLLPAPLRQRPSKSAVQGVQAIGRLDQDTTGLLLLSDDGQFIHRMASPKHHLPKVYEVTTKHALEDQQVSRLLAGVVLDDDPRPVAAAACEIVGEAGVSCHLRLTLTQGKYHQVKRMLAAVGNRVEGLHRSRIGALELPADLAPGQWRWLQPEDLSLLKA from the coding sequence ATGCAGCTTCAGGACATTCTTTTCAGCCAGGGGTTCGGCACCCGACGTGTCTGCGCAGGGCTGATCCAACAAGGCCTTGTGGCGATAGGGCAGGGCAGCGATGCCATCGTGCTTACCGACGGCACCCACGACGCGAACCCCGAAGGCCTGCACCTGCGGGTTCAGGGGCGCGACTGGCAAGTGCATGCCAAGGCCTACCTGATGTTGCACAAGCCGGCGGGCACCGAGTGTTCGCAGAAGCCGTCGACCTATCCCAGCATCTACACCCTTTTGCCGGCACCACTGCGCCAGCGTCCGTCCAAGAGCGCGGTGCAGGGCGTGCAGGCGATTGGCCGGCTCGACCAGGACACGACCGGCCTGCTCCTGCTGTCCGACGACGGCCAGTTCATCCACCGCATGGCCTCGCCCAAGCACCACCTGCCCAAGGTGTACGAGGTCACGACCAAGCATGCGCTGGAAGACCAGCAGGTGAGCCGTCTGCTGGCCGGCGTGGTGCTGGACGACGACCCCCGGCCGGTAGCCGCCGCAGCCTGCGAAATCGTCGGCGAGGCGGGTGTGTCCTGCCATCTTCGCCTGACGCTGACGCAGGGCAAGTACCACCAGGTCAAACGCATGCTGGCCGCCGTGGGAAACCGGGTCGAGGGGCTGCACCGCTCGCGCATCGGCGCACTGGAACTGCCGGCCGATCTCGCGCCGGGCCAGTGGCGTTGGCTGCAGCCCGAAGATCTAAGTCTGCTGAAGGCGTGA
- a CDS encoding beta-propeller fold lactonase family protein, producing the protein MSNVRSLARSAVFALATFAISVANAQPAAPAIRTPVFVLNSLDASVSVIDPVTWTEKERIPTGKEPHHLYLTPDEKSLIVANALSDSLTFLDPRTAQVQRTVRGIVDPYQLQFSPDMKWFVTAANRLNHVDIYRWDGQDLTLVKRVATGKTPSHLFIDSKSTTLYSSMQDSDELVSIDMATQTIRWRIKTGAMPADVFVAPDDRTLFLGLTGGDGVEVYDVGGAQPKLLRKIATGRGAHAFRGAGDGRHLFVSNRVANTISKIDMQTQTVLASYPAPGGPDCMDLSADGRFILVTSRWAKKFTIVDTVTSKVVLQVPVGRSPHGVWTLDHARQR; encoded by the coding sequence ATGTCGAACGTTCGTTCTCTTGCCCGTAGCGCAGTATTCGCGCTTGCCACGTTCGCGATTTCCGTGGCGAACGCCCAGCCGGCGGCGCCGGCGATCCGCACTCCGGTCTTCGTGCTGAATTCGCTCGATGCGAGCGTCAGCGTGATCGACCCCGTCACCTGGACGGAAAAGGAGCGCATTCCGACCGGCAAGGAGCCGCATCATCTCTACCTGACGCCCGACGAGAAATCGTTGATCGTCGCCAACGCGCTGTCGGATTCGCTGACTTTCCTCGACCCGCGCACCGCCCAGGTTCAGCGCACGGTACGCGGCATCGTCGATCCGTACCAGTTGCAGTTCTCGCCCGACATGAAGTGGTTCGTGACGGCTGCCAACCGCCTGAACCATGTCGACATCTATCGCTGGGACGGCCAGGACCTGACCCTGGTCAAACGGGTGGCAACCGGCAAGACCCCGAGCCACCTCTTCATCGACAGCAAGAGCACCACGCTGTATTCGTCCATGCAGGACAGCGACGAGCTGGTCTCCATCGACATGGCCACGCAGACCATCCGCTGGCGCATCAAGACCGGCGCCATGCCGGCCGACGTGTTCGTGGCGCCCGACGACCGCACGCTGTTCCTCGGCCTGACCGGCGGCGACGGCGTCGAGGTCTATGACGTCGGCGGCGCGCAGCCCAAGCTTCTGCGCAAGATCGCGACCGGCCGTGGTGCCCACGCCTTCCGCGGCGCCGGCGACGGGCGGCACCTGTTCGTCAGTAACCGGGTCGCCAACACCATCAGCAAGATCGACATGCAGACGCAGACGGTGCTGGCCAGCTATCCCGCACCGGGAGGCCCGGACTGCATGGACCTGTCGGCGGACGGCCGCTTCATTCTCGTCACCTCGCGTTGGGCCAAGAAATTCACCATCGTCGATACGGTGACCTCCAAGGTCGTGCTGCAGGTGCCGGTGGGACGTTCTCCGCACGGCGTCTGGACGCTGGACCATGCGCGCCAGCGCTAG
- a CDS encoding competence/damage-inducible protein A produces MTTLQPSSPADTAPAFGLIIVGDEILSGKRADKHMPKVIELLAARGLQLAWADYVGDSPERLTATLARAFAGNDVVFSCGGIGATPDDHTRQSAAEALGQPLQLHPEAEALIRERMQDVAREAGQPYEPDRADNLHRLNMGVFPAAARIIPNPYNKIPGFSCKGVGGGEVHCVPGFPVMAWPMIEWVLEDRYPHLFHRRVFEERSVIVYGAMESALTPLMVQIEAVHPGVKVFSLPSVDHPVHGRHIELGVKGEAAEARAAYPALLAGLHVFGAKLGPELVR; encoded by the coding sequence ATGACCACACTGCAGCCTTCATCCCCGGCCGACACCGCACCGGCCTTCGGGCTGATCATCGTCGGCGACGAAATCCTGTCGGGCAAGCGGGCCGACAAACACATGCCCAAGGTGATCGAACTGCTCGCGGCGCGCGGCCTCCAGCTCGCCTGGGCCGACTACGTGGGCGATTCGCCCGAGCGCCTCACCGCCACCCTGGCCCGGGCATTCGCGGGCAACGACGTGGTCTTCAGCTGCGGCGGCATCGGCGCGACGCCGGACGACCACACGCGCCAGTCTGCCGCCGAGGCCCTCGGACAGCCGCTGCAGCTTCATCCCGAGGCCGAAGCCCTGATCCGCGAGCGAATGCAGGACGTGGCCCGCGAGGCCGGCCAACCCTATGAGCCGGACCGTGCCGACAACCTCCACCGACTCAACATGGGCGTGTTTCCGGCCGCGGCCCGCATCATTCCCAACCCCTACAACAAGATCCCCGGCTTCAGTTGCAAGGGAGTGGGCGGCGGCGAGGTGCACTGCGTGCCCGGGTTCCCGGTGATGGCCTGGCCGATGATCGAGTGGGTGCTCGAAGACCGCTATCCGCACCTGTTCCATCGGCGGGTTTTCGAAGAGCGATCGGTGATCGTCTACGGTGCGATGGAGTCGGCCCTGACACCCCTCATGGTGCAGATTGAGGCCGTGCATCCAGGGGTGAAGGTGTTCAGTTTGCCGAGCGTGGACCATCCGGTGCATGGCCGCCATATCGAGCTCGGCGTCAAGGGTGAGGCAGCCGAAGCCCGCGCGGCGTACCCGGCATTGCTCGCCGGCCTTCATGTCTTTGGTGCGAAGCTAGGCCCCGAATTGGTGCGCTGA
- the gph gene encoding phosphoglycolate phosphatase (PGP is an essential enzyme in the glycolate salvage pathway in higher organisms (photorespiration in plants). Phosphoglycolate results from the oxidase activity of RubisCO in the Calvin cycle when concentrations of carbon dioxide are low relative to oxygen. This enzyme is a member of the Haloacid Dehalogenase (HAD) superfamily of aspartate-nucleophile hydrolase enzymes (PF00702).): MFGSIDAVLFDLDGTLIDSAPDLGGAADDMRVARAMPCLPIERYRPMCGAGARGMLAVAFGMAPEHPDYPAMREEFFQRYEQRMTLNTQVFDGVTDMIDALEQRGLAWGIVTNKSQRFTGPLLASVDELAGAATAISGDTTPHAKPHPAPLLEACRRMAVDPARCVYVGDDERDIVAGLAAGMGTVAAAWGYLGSATAIEAWGAHAIAKSPVELLKLLDNA; the protein is encoded by the coding sequence ATGTTCGGCTCCATCGATGCCGTCCTGTTCGACCTGGACGGAACCCTGATCGACAGCGCGCCCGACCTGGGCGGTGCCGCCGACGACATGCGGGTGGCGCGAGCCATGCCCTGCCTGCCGATCGAACGTTATCGCCCCATGTGCGGCGCGGGCGCTCGCGGCATGCTCGCGGTGGCCTTCGGCATGGCGCCGGAGCATCCCGACTATCCGGCCATGCGTGAAGAATTCTTCCAGCGCTACGAACAGCGCATGACGCTCAACACGCAGGTGTTCGACGGCGTGACCGACATGATCGATGCGCTGGAGCAACGCGGCCTGGCCTGGGGCATCGTCACTAACAAGTCGCAGCGCTTCACCGGCCCCTTGCTGGCGTCGGTGGATGAACTCGCCGGCGCGGCCACCGCGATCAGCGGCGACACCACGCCGCATGCCAAGCCCCACCCGGCGCCGCTGCTGGAAGCCTGCCGCCGCATGGCGGTGGACCCGGCGCGCTGCGTCTACGTCGGCGACGACGAACGCGACATCGTGGCCGGCCTCGCCGCCGGCATGGGAACCGTCGCTGCGGCCTGGGGTTATCTGGGCAGCGCGACGGCCATCGAGGCGTGGGGTGCACACGCCATCGCCAAATCTCCTGTCGAGCTCTTGAAACTGCTCGATAACGCCTAA
- a CDS encoding polysaccharide deacetylase family protein, whose protein sequence is MGIVAAGATVSALAATCDKPVYLTLDTGHMGIAPLVADVLRRQQVPVTFFAANEPTKEGDGSLGDHWAPWWKARAAEGHEFASHTFDHAYWRGDVKGSGAVRFKLRPSAGPQTGKESIVEAAAYCAEVRRSADRLQQITGRKPLPLFRAPGGKTSPALIAAARQCGYAHVGWSPAGFLGDELPSETFTNKALLDKALRTIRPGDILLAHLGIWSRKDPWAPADLEPLIVGLKERGMCFATLREHPDYRAWIAQHP, encoded by the coding sequence ATGGGCATCGTGGCCGCCGGCGCCACGGTGTCGGCGCTGGCCGCCACCTGCGACAAGCCTGTCTACCTCACGCTCGATACCGGCCACATGGGCATCGCGCCTTTGGTCGCCGACGTATTGCGGCGGCAGCAGGTGCCGGTCACCTTCTTCGCCGCCAACGAGCCGACCAAGGAAGGCGACGGCAGCCTGGGCGATCACTGGGCGCCCTGGTGGAAGGCACGCGCTGCGGAAGGCCACGAGTTCGCATCGCACACCTTCGACCATGCCTACTGGCGTGGCGACGTCAAAGGCTCCGGCGCGGTGCGATTCAAGCTGCGTCCATCGGCCGGACCGCAGACCGGCAAGGAGTCGATCGTCGAAGCGGCGGCCTATTGCGCCGAGGTGCGCCGGTCGGCCGACCGGCTGCAGCAGATCACCGGGCGCAAGCCGCTGCCGCTGTTCCGTGCGCCCGGCGGCAAGACTTCGCCGGCCCTGATCGCGGCTGCACGCCAATGCGGCTATGCGCACGTCGGCTGGTCTCCGGCGGGCTTCCTCGGCGACGAGTTGCCGAGCGAGACCTTCACCAACAAGGCCTTGCTCGACAAGGCGCTGCGCACCATCCGTCCGGGCGATATCCTGCTGGCACACCTCGGCATCTGGTCGCGCAAGGATCCCTGGGCGCCGGCCGATCTGGAGCCGCTGATCGTGGGTCTCAAGGAACGCGGCATGTGCTTCGCCACCTTGCGCGAGCATCCCGACTACCGGGCCTGGATCGCGCAACATCCCTGA